One part of the Vitis riparia cultivar Riparia Gloire de Montpellier isolate 1030 chromosome 15, EGFV_Vit.rip_1.0, whole genome shotgun sequence genome encodes these proteins:
- the LOC117931857 gene encoding protein ARV 2 isoform X1, producing the protein MELRCIHCGFPIKTLFLQYSPGNIRLMKCENCKAVADEYIECESMIVLIDLILHKPKAYRHLLFNFLNPQTLNFQGLLWKSALGFLLLDAYRILVLTRSEEEWGLSMSFSSLFWRFSKILMDVLFGNLAFLSIFLLATRNLLNTVGGASRYKNLLLAILISSYFKIFLIAMMVWELPSSVIFIIDVFVLSSNTVALKVVTGSGMSRCAETCFVAHAVKLFVSQLTIFHSSRFLQDSKILTCEIPIYSM; encoded by the exons ATGGAGCTGAGATGCATCCATTGCGGATTTCCGATTAAAACATTGTTCCTCCAGTATTCTCCCGGAAACATCCGACTCATGAAATGT GAAAATTGCAAAGCAGTTGCTGACGAGTACATCGAATGTGAGAGCATG ATTGTTCTTATTGATTTGATTCTTCACAAGCCAAAAGCATATAGGCATCTTCTCTTCAATTTTCTCAATCCACAAACTCTCAATTTCCAG GGTTTATTGTGGAAGTCAGCTTTGGGGTTTCTTCTTTTGGATGCAT ACAGGATACTGGTTTTAACAAGGAGTGAAGAGGAATGGGGTTTATCCATgagcttttcttctttgttttggaGATTTTCAAAG ATACTGATGGATGTCTTGTTTGGGAACTTGgcttttctttctattttccttcTTGCAACAAGGAATTTGCTCAACACAGTTGGTGGAGCCTCCAG GTACAAAAACCTTTTGCTAGCAATCCTCATTTCAAGTTACTTCAAGATTTTCCTTATTGCCATGATG GTTTGGGAATTGCCATCCTCTGTGATTTTCATTATTGATGTATTTGTTCTATCATCCAACACAGTGGCTTTAAAAG TGGTCACAGGCTCAGGTATGAGCAGATGCGCAGAGACCTGCTTTGTTGCACATGCTGTTAAGTTGTTTGTCAGTCAGTTGACCATCTTTCATTCATCACGATTTTTACAAGATTCAAAAATACTTACTTGTGAAATTCCAATTTATAGCATGTAA
- the LOC117931857 gene encoding protein ARV 1 isoform X2, producing MIVLIDLILHKPKAYRHLLFNFLNPQTLNFQGLLWKSALGFLLLDAYRILVLTRSEEEWGLSMSFSSLFWRFSKILMDVLFGNLAFLSIFLLATRNLLNTVGGASRYKNLLLAILISSYFKIFLIAMMVWELPSSVIFIIDVFVLSSNTVALKVVTGSGMSRCAETCFVAHAVKLFVSQLTIFHSSRFLQDSKILTCEIPIYSM from the exons ATG ATTGTTCTTATTGATTTGATTCTTCACAAGCCAAAAGCATATAGGCATCTTCTCTTCAATTTTCTCAATCCACAAACTCTCAATTTCCAG GGTTTATTGTGGAAGTCAGCTTTGGGGTTTCTTCTTTTGGATGCAT ACAGGATACTGGTTTTAACAAGGAGTGAAGAGGAATGGGGTTTATCCATgagcttttcttctttgttttggaGATTTTCAAAG ATACTGATGGATGTCTTGTTTGGGAACTTGgcttttctttctattttccttcTTGCAACAAGGAATTTGCTCAACACAGTTGGTGGAGCCTCCAG GTACAAAAACCTTTTGCTAGCAATCCTCATTTCAAGTTACTTCAAGATTTTCCTTATTGCCATGATG GTTTGGGAATTGCCATCCTCTGTGATTTTCATTATTGATGTATTTGTTCTATCATCCAACACAGTGGCTTTAAAAG TGGTCACAGGCTCAGGTATGAGCAGATGCGCAGAGACCTGCTTTGTTGCACATGCTGTTAAGTTGTTTGTCAGTCAGTTGACCATCTTTCATTCATCACGATTTTTACAAGATTCAAAAATACTTACTTGTGAAATTCCAATTTATAGCATGTAA
- the LOC117931856 gene encoding prohibitin-1, mitochondrial, with product MNFNNVKVPKVPGGGAASALIKLGVVGGLGLYGAINSLYNVEGGHRAIVFNRIIGVKDKVYPEGTHLMIPWFERPVIYDVRARPHLVESTSGSRDLQMVKIGLRVLTRPVPDQLPAIYRTLGENYNERVLPSIIHETLKAVVAQYNASQLITQREAVSREIRKILTERAANFNIALDDVSITSLTFGKEFTAAIEAKQVAAQEAERAKFVVEKAEQDKKSAIIRAQGEAKSAQLIGQAIANNPAFITLRKIEASREIAHTISNSANRVFLNSNDLLLNLQEMNLESASGRK from the exons ATGAATTTCAACAATGTCAAAGTTCCCAAGGTGCCAGGTGGTGGTGCAGCTTCTGCTTTGATTAAGCTGGGAGTTGTTGGTGGGCTTGGATTGTATGGAGCTATTAACAGTCTGTACAATGTTGAGGGAGGCCATCGGGCCATTGTGTTTAATCGCATAATTGGTGTCAAAGATAAG GTTTATCCTGAGGGGACTCACCTGATGATCCCATGGTTTGAAAGGCCAGTTATCTATGATGTCCGTGCGCGCCCTCATCTGGTGGAGAGTACTTCAGGGAGCCGTGACCTCCAGATG GTAAAGATTGGTCTTCGAGTTCTTACCCGTCCTGTGCCAGACCAGTTACCTGCAATTTATCGAACCCTTGGTGAGAACTACAATGAAAGAGTCCTGCCCTCAATAATTCATGAAACTCTGAAAGCTGTGGTTGCACAGTATAATGCTAGCCAGCTTATTACTCAGAGGGAG GCTGTTAGTAGGGAAATACGCAAGATATTGACAGAAAGGGCAGCCAATTTCAACATCGCTCTGGATGATGTGTCCATCACAAGCCTTACTTTTGGGAAGGAGTTCACTGCTGCTATTGAGGCTAAACAAGTGGCTGCACAAGAAGCTGAAAGGGCCAAATTTGTTGTGGAAAAAGCTGAGCAAGACAAGAAGAGTGCTATTATCAGAGCACAG GGTGAGGCTAAGAGTGCCCAGCTGATAGGTCAAGCTATTGCCAACAATCCAGCATTCATCACGCTCAGAAAAATTGAAGCTTCCCGAGAAATTGCACATACAATTTCAAACTCTGCCAACAGGGTTTTCTTGAATTCCAATGATCTGTTGCTGAACCTTCAGGAAATGAATTTGGAGAGTGCCAGTGGGAGGAAATGA